One window of Ziziphus jujuba cultivar Dongzao chromosome 5, ASM3175591v1 genomic DNA carries:
- the LOC107420302 gene encoding mediator of RNA polymerase II transcription subunit 18 → MECVVQGIIETQHVEALEILLQGLCGVHRERLRIHEICLKSGPNLGVVASEVRLLCDLEHPEPSWTVRHIGGAMRGAGAEQISVLVRTMVESKASKNVLRLFYALGYKLDHELLRVGFAFHFQRGAQITVTVSSVNKMLKLHATDEAVPVTPGIQLVEVTAPASSENYTEVVAAMTSFCEYLAPLLHLSKPGISTGVVPSAAAAAASLMSDGGGTTL, encoded by the exons CATGTTGAGGCCCTTGAGATTCTTCTTCAGGGTCTCTGTGGTGTCCATAGAGAACGTTTGAGGATCCATGAGATTTGCCTTAAAAGCGGACCAAACCTTG GGGTTGTAGCTTCAGAGGTTCGTCTTTTATGTGATCTTGAACACCCTGAACCCTCTTG GACTGTTAGGCATATAGGTGGTGCCATGAGGGGTGCAGGTGCCGAGCAAATTTCAGTTCTTGTTAGGACCATGGTGGAAAGCAAAGCTAGCAAGAATGTGCTTCGATTATTTTATGCACTTGGCTACAAGTTGGACCATGAGCTACTGAGAGTGGGATTTGCCTTCCATTTTCAAAGGGGTGCTCAAATCACAGTCACTGTATCTTCGGTTAATAAGATGCTAAAACTACATGCTACTGATGAGGCGGTGCCTGTAACTCCTGGTATACAGCTGGTTGAAGTAACAGCACCTGCATCATCTGAAAATTATACTGAAGTTGTAGCAGCAATGACCTCTTTTTGTGAATATCTTGCACC GCTCTTGCATTTGTCAAAACCGGGAATTTCTACTGGAGTGGTTCCTAGCGCTGCTGCAGCTGCAGCATCGCTTATGTCAGATGGAGGTGGTACAACATTATAG
- the LOC107420202 gene encoding probable E3 ubiquitin-protein ligase ARI8, giving the protein METKEKLSDMLVMDSKDINFHGGKSSDEEDAAEDFSDDTVYADSKIIVEEDDHAINGLQKNHTTLKEQEILRLLEDDISNVSATLFISKASACTLLCHYNWNISKVYDHWFSDVERVREKVGFLEKPVVESKPSGTTSCGLCLKHYNDIIYSASCGHSFCEECWAAYIRMSIDQGPACLTLRCPRSSCNAAVDRDMINALASQEEKDKYSNYLFTSYIENNDNLKWSPVRCCNSVVSDGSNESYDVSCPCSDGYCLNCCIEIHHPANCETAMRWILEMNNKAEITERICFPLKEPCYGCREPIGQIEKEFGCKMITCRPHCQYFCCSKCSKRRHDCACNSDHDKVKERYIHCCEGWKRNKYLKEKAIKNLHQLRTRKLEELSEIQCQPEIMVRFIAEAWQAIIECRTVLQWTYTYGYYLHENEEGHLKKQLFEFLLGQAELNLEKFHGCAAKGLQDLLTIVLSSKHFNDFRAKLVDLTKVTKNYVKELVSAWKE; this is encoded by the coding sequence atggaaacGAAAGAAAAACTCTCCGATATGTTAGTCATGGACTCCAAGGACATCAACTTCCATGGTGGAAAGAGCTCAGATGAGGAAGATGCTGCGGAGGATTTCAGCGATGACACTGTTTATGCTGACTCAAAGAtaattgttgaagaagatgaccATGCCATTAATGGTTTGCAAAAAAACCATACCACATTGAAGGAACAAGAAATTCTCAGACTCCTAGAGGATGATATTTCAAACGTTTCAGCTACCCTTTTTATATCAAAGGCTTCAGCATGCACTCTACTTTGTCACTATAATTGGAATATTTCCAAGGTTTATGACCATTGGTTTTCTGACGTAGAAAGAGTTAGGGAAAAGGTCGGTTTTCTTGAAAAGCCAGTGGTTGAATCCAAACCCTCTGGTACAACTTCTTGCGGACTCTGTTTAAAGCACTATAATGACATTATTTACTCTGCTTCTTGTGGGCATTCTTTTTGTGAAGAATGTTGGGCAGCTTATATCCGAATGTCAATCGACCAAGGCCCTGCATGTCTGACGTTGAGATGTCCACGCTCATCTTGCAATGCAGCAGTTGATCGCGATATGATCAATGCACTGGCTtcacaagaagaaaaagataagtATTCCAACTATCTCTTTACATCATATATTGAGAATAATGATAATCTCAAGTGGTCTCCTGTTCGATGCTGCAACTCTGTTGTTAGTGATGGGAGCAATGAGAGTTATGATGTTTCTTGTCCCTGCTCCGATGGTTATTGTTTAAACTGTTGCATTGAGATTCACCATCCAGCCAACTGCGAAACTGCGATGAGATGGATTTTGGAGATGAACAATAAGGCCGAAATTACAGAGAGGATATGTTTTCCTTTAAAAGAACCTTGTTACGGTTGCAGAGAACCAATTGGACAAATCGAAAAAGAATTTGGATGTAAGATGATTACGTGCAGGCCGCATTGTCAGTATTTCTGTTGCTCAAAATGTTCCAAGAGACGTCATGATTGTGCTTGTAACTCGGATCATGACAAGGTCAAAGAGAGATATATCCATTGTTGTGAAGGatggaaaagaaataaatatttgaaggaaaaagCTATTAAGAATTTACATCAATTGCGGACCAGAAAACTGGAAGAGCTAAGTGAGATACAGTGTCAACCAGAGATTATGGTAAGGTTTATAGCAGAGGCATGGCAAGCAATAATTGAATGTAGAACGGTGCTTCAGTGGACTTACACGTATGGCTACTATCTACATGAGAATGAAGAGGGGCATCTCAAGAAGCAGCTTTTCGAGTTCTTGCTGGGGCAAGCGGAATTGAATCTGGAGAAATTTCATGGATGTGCTGCAAAAGGACTACAAGACTTGCTCACTATTGTTCTCTCATCAAAACATTTCAATGATTTCCGTGCAAAGCTGGTTGATCTCACCAAAGTCACTAAAAATTACGTCAAGGAACTAGTTTCAGCTTGGAAGGAGTAG